In Pseudomonas grandcourensis, the DNA window CGGTGTTGCGTGGGGGCAGGTTGAATGTACGAAATGTCTGAAGGCCCTATCTGACTATTAGTGTTGAGCTGATGCAAGTGTTGTTTGGGCTGGCCCTATCGCGAGCAGGCTCGTTCCTACAATTGACCGCGTTCGCAGTAACAACTCGGTCTAATGTAGGAGCGAGCCTGATCGCGAAGGCGTCCTCAAGGACGCCATTTAATTCAGATCAGAAGTAGTACCCGATGTTCATGTACAACTGGTTCTCCCATTGATCCGTCCCGCCAGCCCCAAGGCTCTGGGTATAGCTGCTGCCACCAATGTACGGATCGTTCTTGCCGAATATCCATTCGGTGGCGATCCACAGCTTGCTGAACGAAAACGAGGTACCGAGGATCGCCCGCTCGGAGGTCTTGAAGTCATCGGCGGATTTGTCGAAGGCGCTGTAGTTGGCGTAGAGCTTGACCCCGCTGATCTGGTCGAACAGGTATTTGCCGGCCACGTCATAACTCACGTCCGCGACGTACAGGTTGCCGCGGCTGGCGACGTTGTAGGTGCCGTCGTAACCGCCGAGGGTCACCAGTTCATCGGTGCCAGGGTTGCGTGGCGACATCTGCTGCCGCGCCGCTTGCAGTTGCACCCCCCACGGACCGTTCTTGCCCAGGTAGTGCACGGCCACGGCATTGCGCCGGCCGTCATTGTCTGTGTCCCGGTTCTGAATGCTGGAGGTCAGGCCGGAGAGGCCGACCTCGGATTTCCACGGCCCCAGGTCCAGTGCCTTGGCCACGCGCAGTACCACGGTGTTGCGTTCCTGGTTGTCGCTGCCGTCGGCCACATAACTGTCGGCCTCCGACACCACGCTGGAGTAGGTGACGCCGTTGCTGGTGCCTTTGCCTTGCCAGGCCGGACGCAGGTAGTAACCGGCCTGGACGTTCCAGTCACCGCTTTGCTGGATGTACTTGGCGCCGACCTGCTGCACATCTTCCAGGCCGATGACGTTGCCCAGGGTTTCGTAGAAGGTGCTGCCGAAGTACGGCTGCAATCCAAACGGCACGCTGTTGAGGCCCACTTGCACCTGCTGGTCGGGGTTGAACTTGTAGCCGGCCCACGCGTACTTGGCGAACTGGATGTCGCCGTAGTTCTTGGTGTACTGGTATGGATAGGAGCGGCCGTAGAAACGGTACTGGGCCTCACCGATCCAGCTGTCGGAGTTGTACTTGGCGCTGAGGAACACGGTGTCGAGGCCGAACTTCTGGATGTCCCGGTCCGGGTCGTAGTCCCAGCGGGCACGGACGGCGCCGCCGAGGTCGAGGTTGTCGGTGACCTGGACCGCCATGGCCGGTTCTGCCAGGGCGCCAAGCACCGGTATCAGGGCCATGCAATGGATAGCGCGAAAGGTAGGTGTGCGCAAAGTCTTACTCCCGTTTTTGATTTTATGTTGGCAACAGCAACCCCGGCCGCAGCGAATGCTGCAGCGTGGGGCAAAGGGTTTTGCGGGCCGATGGCCTAGGGGCGGATCAACCTCAACGCAGAGCTTTCAACAGGCATGCCCGCTATCGCCGAAGCGCCCGGCGCCGCCGCCAGCAGTGTCTGGGTGTAGTTGTTCTGTGGCCTGAGCAGCACCTGTTCGGCGGTGCCGTATTCGACGACTTCGCCCTGGCGCATCACCGCGATGTAGTCGCTGATCTGCGCTGCCACCCGCAGGTCGTGGGTGATGAACAAAATGCTCAGGTTCAGCCGCTGTTGCAGTTCGGCCAGCAACTCCAGCACCTGCTTTTGCACCGAGACATCGAGGGCCGAAACGCTTTCGTCGGCGATCAGTACTTCCGGGCGCATCGCCAGTGCCCGGGCGATGCCGATGCGCTGGCGCTGGCCACCGGAAAATTGCCGGGGCTTGCGTTTGAGGGCGTCGCGCTTGAGCCCGACCTGCTCAAGCAAATCACCGGCTTCGGCCCAGGCATCCTTGGCCGACAACCCGCGCAATTGCGCGGCGCGAGCGATGATGTCGCCGACCCTATGCCGGGGGTTTAGCGAGCCGTAAGGGTCCTGGAAAATCATCTGGATACGCCGCCGGTTAGCCGCCAGTGCCGCACCGCGCAGGGCCAGGAAGTCGGTATCGCCAACCCAGACATGACCGCTATCGCTGTCCACCAGACGAATCGCCGCTTTCACCAGCGTGCTTTTGCCCGAACCGGATTCACCGACGATGGCCAGGGTCTTGCCCCGTGGCAGTTGCAGCGAGACATCCCGCAGTGCTGCCACCGAGCGGCCGCCGACGTTGTAGGTCTTGTTCAAATGCTCGATACGCAACGCCAGTTCGCCGTCGGCGCTGGGCACATGCAACTCCGGGTGCAGCGCCGGCACCGCCGTGATCAGCTTGCGGGTGTACGGGTGCGCCGGGGCGTTGAGCACCTGGTCGCGCTCTCCGATTTCCACCAGGCGGCCACCTTCCATCACTGCAATACGGTCAGCGATTTCCGCGACCACACCGAAGTCATGGGTGATGAACAGAATCCCGTGCTGGCCGCGCCCGCGCAGTTCACGCACAAGTTTCAGCACCTGCGCCTGGGTGGTGACGTCCAGCGCCGTGGTCGGTTCATCGGCGATCAGCAGGTCCGGGTTCATCGCCAGGGCCATGGCGATCACCACGCGCTGGCATTGGCCACCGGAGAGCTGATGCGGGAAGCTGTTGGCGATCCGTGGCGGGTCGGGCAAATGGGTCGAGTCGAGCAGGGCGAGCATGCGTTCGCGGCGCTCGGCGGATGGCATTTGCGGCGCATGAATGTCGAAGATTTCCTCGACTTGCCGGCCGATGCGGATTGCCGGATTCAGTGCCGCCATGGGCTCCTGGAAAATCATCGCGATGCGGTTGCCGCGCAACTGACGCAAGGCATCGTCCGGCATGCGGCAAATGTCGTCGCCAAGGAAATCGATCACCCCTTCGCTGTGGCGCAGGCCTTTGGCGTAGTCGCCCATGATCGCTGCCGAAAGCACCGATTTGCCCGAGCCGGACTCGCCGATCACGCAGAGGATTTCGCCCTTGCGCACGTCCAGGCTGATGCCGTGCACGGCGTGGCTGCGGTCGGCACCGGCGGGCAGTTCGATGGAGAGGTTCTCCACGCGCAACACTTGTTGCAGGTTCAGTGGGTTGCTCATGCTCAGCTCCTTGCGCCTTTCTGGGCGTGTTCGTCCAGGCCGTCCGCCAACAGGCTCAGGCCCAGCATCAGGGTGGAGATGGCAATGCACGGGAAGATCACCAAGTGCGGGAAGGCGATGGCCATGCTGCGGCCTTCGTTGATCATGCCGCCCCAGTCCGGGGTCGGCGGTGGCAGGCCGAGGCCGAGGAAGCCGAGGGCGCCGATCATGATTGCGGTGTAGCCGATGCGCAGGCAGAAATCGACGATCAGCGGCCCGCCGCAGTTGGGCAGGATTTCCACCAGCATGATGCGCAGCGAGCCTTCACCCTGGGTGATGGCGCTGAGCACGTAGTCCCGGGAACGGATGTCGATGGTCAGGGCGCGCATGATGCGGAAGATCGCCGGGGCACTGGTGAAGGTCACCGCGATCAGGATGTTCAGCGCCGAAGCGCCGAGGGCGATGATGATCACGATGTACAGCACCAGCACCGGGAAGGACAGCACGGTGTCGGCGACATAGGACAGGAAGGCGTCGACCTTGCCATTGAAGTAACCGGCGCACAGGCCCATGGCGATGCCCACGGCGAACGCGGTCAGGGTGGCCAGGATCGACCAGAACAGCACGGTGCGGGTGCCCCAGATCAGCCGCGAGAGAATGTCCCGGCCAATCATGTCGGTGCCCAGCAGGAAGCTCTGGCCGCTGGGGTCAGCGGTCATCGGCGTGAGCAACGGGCTGAAGCTTGCCAGCGGATCATGGGGCGCCAGCCACGGCGCAAACGCGGCGACCAGTACCCAGCCGCCCACCAGCAGCAGGCCGAGCAGGGCCAATGGATGTTTGAACGAGTGCAGGAAGCTCATTGGCCACCTCCGCCAAGACTGCGCAAGGTGATGCGCGGGTTGAGCCAGGTGTAGGCCAGGTCGGAAAAAATCTTGGTTGCGCCAACCACCGCGCCGCTGATCATCGCGCAGGCTTCGATCAGGTACACGTCGTGGTTCAGTGACGCGGTGTACAGCAGCGAGCCGAAGCCCTTGTAGGCGAAGAACACCTCGACCACGATCACGTTCGACAGCAGCCACGGGATGTACAGCATGATCACCGTGATCGGTGCGATCAGCACATTGCGCAGGGCATGACGCAGCACGATGCGCGACGTCGACGCACCCTTGAGGCGAGCGGTGCGGATGTACGGCGCCTGCATCACTTCGACCATCGAGGCACGGGTGATGCGCGCCAGGTAACCGATGCCGAACAGGCACAGCACCATCAGTGGCAGGGCCAGTTCGGCGACGTTGAAACCTTCGCTCATGCTGCTCACGCCCGGCAGCCAGTTGAGCCAGAAGACGAAGATCGCCGAAACGAACACCGCACTGGCGAAGTCTGGAATCGACGTGGTGACAATCGACAGGAACGACACCAGGCGGTCCACCAGCGAACCCTGGCGAATGCCCGCCAGAATGCCCAGGGTCAGGGCCACCGGCACCATGATCAACAGCGCCAGCCCGGCGAGGATCAGGGTTTGCCCAAGGTTGGGCAGCAGCAGGTTGATCACAGGCTCACGAAAGTGCACCGAAGTGCCCCAGTCGCCGCTGATGAAGTCCTTCAGCCATACCAGGTAGCGCCACAGGAACGGCTGGTTGTAGCCATGTTCCACCAGCCACGCGGCACGCTGGTCGGCGGCGGAGTAGGGGCCGAGGACGTTGATCGCCACGTCCTCGATGTTCAGTTCGAGGGCGACGAACACGATCAGCGACACCGACAGCAGGGTCGCGATCAACGCCATCAATTTGCGTAACAGAAATTCAGCCATGCTTGCAGGCTCCGGCTAATCAAGGGATGCCGGCCCGCCGCACCGGTCGGTGGGCGGGCACGGATGGGGCTGCGCGTCAGGCGCTCAACCAGACCTCATCCATTGGGTAGAAGTCCGAAGGGTGAACCCTGAAACCCTGGACCTTCTTGCTGGTGGCGGTGAACTTGTCACCCCAGAACGGCTGCACCATCACGGCGTCGTCCTGCAGGATGCGCTCGACATCCTGCATGGCCAGGGCGCGTTGCTGCGGATCGATGATGCCCATCGCCTTGTCCAGCGCGGCGTCGAACGCCGGGTTGCTGTAGTGGCTTTCGTTCCAGGCGGCGCCGCTGCGGTAAGCCAGTTCCAGGGACATCACCCCCAGCGGGCGGTGGGCCCAATAGGTCAGGCTGAACGCCGCCTTGTCCCAGATCGGCCAGTACTGGGTGGCCGGGATCACTTTGAGGTTGATGCGGATGCCGGCTTCCAGGCAGTTCTGTTGCAGGATCTGCGCGCAGTCCTGTTCGTAGCGGCCCTGGGTGTTGCCGACGATCAGGTCGATGTCGATGCCATTCGGGTAACCGGCTTCGGCCAGCAGTTTCTTTGCCCCGGCCACATCCCGCTCGCGCTTGGGCAGCGGCGAGTATTCCGGATGGGATGGTGCGACGTGGTGGTCTTCACCGAGGGTACCCATGCCGCGATAAGCGATTTTCAGCATCTGTGCGTTGTCGGCACACAGCACCACGGCTTTGCGGATGCGCACATCGGTGAATGGTTTCTGGTCGCAGGCCATGCGCATGACCACGGTCTGCGCCGACTTGCAGCTGAGCAGTTGCGCGGCCGGCAAGCGTTTGGCCAGGTCCAGTTCGGCCACGGTGACGCGGTACAGCACGTCGACCTGACCGGCCTGCAATGCGGCAAGATGAGTGGAAATGTCGGTGCCCATGTCGACGTAGCGCAGTTCGTCGAGGTTGGCCGGCTTGCGCCAGTAGTCGGCGCGCTTGGCGAAGGTCGCCTGCTTGTTCACTGCAAACGATACGAGCTTGAACGGCCCGGTACCGATGGGGTTTTTGGTCCAGTCGTCACCGTTCTTGAAGCTGCGGTGCACCAGGGTGCAGGTAAACGCGCTGAGCATTTCCGGAACGGCCAGGATCGGGCGCTTGAGCACCAGGCGGAACTGGTACGGGCCGGTTTTTTCGAAGGCGGCTACGTCCTGGAACGCGGTGCGGTTGACCGACTTGGAATCGGCGGCGATCCAGCGATTGATGTTGTGTTCGACGTCGTCCGCGGTGAACTCGTCGCCGTTGCTCCACTTCACGCCCTGGCGCAGGTTGAAGGTCCAGGTCTTGAGGTCTTCGGACGGACTCCAGCTTTCAGCCAGGTAAGGGTGAGTGATGTTCTCGGCATCGACCCAGGTCAAGAATTCAAGGGAGTTGCGCAGCAGGTTCGAGGCTTCGATCCAGGTGATCAGCATCGGGTCCTGGATTTCCTGAATGGCGCAGGCAAAACGCAGGCTGCCCCCTTGGCGCGGCGGTTGATCGTCGGCGGCGAACGCCGAATCACCGAGCAGCGCCGAACCGATAAAGGTGCTGGCGCTGGCCACGGTGACGCCCAGCAGGGCGGCGGTGCGCAGGAATTGTCGACGGTTGATCTGGCCATGCTTGACCTGTGTGCACAGGTCGTTGACGGCAGGATGCGGCGCGGTGCCGTCCAGTGTCTTCAGCTCGTTCATAAAGCTTCTCCGATACGTAGCAAAGTGCGTTTTTCGACTGACCGCAGACAGGGCTGGCGGCCTGGAGTTCGGGGGATCAAACCAGCGAAATGTTCAGCGGCCAGCACCGTGCGGGCACAGGCGAAGCAGGCGGGAAGCCTTTGGCTGAAGCGGTCGGGACGTATTCGGGAGGGCGCAGGTGAGGTAAGGCATGGGGCAGCTCTCATGTTGTTTTTATTAGAGATGGCTGCAGTTTTGTCAGCGGGGCCAAGAACGACAAACGATAAATTCAGCGGTTAAACGTTCGATAAATGCATGTTACTGGGGTGGGGCTGTGCCGGAGCCTGAAATAGACAGGCTGGACACCGTCCCTGTAGGAGCGAGCCTGCTCGCGATGACGGTGTGTCAGTCGACGTTTGTGTGTCAGATACGTTGCCATCGCGAGCAGGCTCGCTCCTACAGAAAAGCTGTTCGCGGTGATGCCTTGATTGTCCTACACAACACAAAAATGCATGTTACTGCGGAAATTTCCTGCGGGGCGTGGGATGCTTACGACCTGGTCAGCCTTCCACGAGTGCCTTTCATGAAACGCAAAATGCCCGGCCTGAATGCCCTCAAGGCCTTCGAAGTGGCCGGCAGCACCGGCAGTTTTACCCGCGCCGCCGAGTTGCTCAATGTCACCCAGAGTGCGGTCAGCCGCCAGGTGCGCCAACTCGAAGAACAACTGGGCGAGAACCTGCTGGAGCGGCGCCATCATCACCTCGAACTGACCAGCGCCGGCCGGGTGCTGTTGCGGGCGTTGCACCAGTCGTTCGACAAGATCGAGTTGACGGTGCGCAGCATCCAGCAAAAAACCCACTCCAACCGCCTGCACATCAACGCGCCGCCGACCTTCACCAGCCGTTGGTTGATGCCGCGTCTGGGGCGCTTGCGCGAGCAGCACCCGGAGCTGGAACTGAGCATCACCACGCGTTTGCAGGACAGCCTGGCGGAGACCAGTACCCTGGACTGTGCGATCCGTTTCGGCGATGGCGAATGGGACGGGCTGGACAGTTCGCTGCTGATCCAGGAGCGGCATATCGCGGTGTGCGCGCCGTCCCTGTATGCGCGGGAGTGGAGCGAGCAGGGCCTGGACCTCAATCGCCTGACGCTGCTGCATGTGCTGGCCCGGGAAGACCAGCGCTACCTGACCTGGAAACACTGGCTGGACGCGGCGCGCATCAGCGGTGTCGACACCCAGGGCGGCTATGAATTCGACCTGCTGGACCTGGCGATCCAGGCCGCCACCGATGGCCTGGGGATCACCATTGCCGACTGGCATATGGTCGCCTCGGAACTGGCCAGCGGGCAGTTGACCCAGGTGCTGAATGTGCACGTCGACGGGCACCAGTCCTACTGGCTGGTGACCCGGCCGGAGCAGACCGAGATGCCTCAATTGCAGGTGTTCAGCCAGTGGTTGCAGGAGGAGATCTGGTTGGCGCAGAGGCAGTTGGAGCCTTCTACCGCCGCCGTCTAGACACCACAACCCCCTGTAGGAGCGAGCCTGCTCGCGATAGCGGTGGGTCAGTTGTATTGATGGCGTCTGACACTCCGCCATCGCGAGCAGGCTCGCTCCTACAGGGAAATGTGTTGTTTTCAGGGTAACCTGCATTTTTCGAATGTTTCACAGCTCAATAAATCGTTTGTTCAACGCGGGCCAGACGCCAAAACTGCCCGGACTGGATAAAAACAACGATGGGCGATTCACATGCGACTCGAGCGAAACTTTGTTAACGGCCACTTCACTGAACCTGCCAGCGAGGCGCTGATCGCGGTCTATAACCCCGCGACCGAAGCGCTGGTGGGGCACGTCTCGGCGGCCACCGCCGATGAAGCCACGGCGGCGGTCGAAGCGGCCCTGGCCGCACAAAAAGTATGGGGCAAGCTCACCAGCATCGAGCGCGCCGAATACCTGCGTGCCTTCGCCGATGCCCTTGAAGCCAACGCACAAAATATCGGCGAGGCGCTCGCCGCCGAATCCGGCAAGAGCGTGGCCGACGCCAGCAACGAGGCCCGTTATGCGGCGCAAATCACCCGCTATCACGCTGAATGGGCGCGCCGTATCGAGGGCGAGATCATTCCCAGCGATTCGCCGAACGAAAACCTGTTTTTGCACCGCGAGCCGATTGGCGTGGTCGCCTGCCTGATTCCGTTCAACTACCCGGTCTACACCCTGTTGCGCAAGATCGCCCCGGCGTTGATTGCCGGCAACACAGTGGTGGTGCGTCCAAGCAACAACACGCCGACCTCGGCCTTCGAAATCGCCAAGGCCGTGCAGCAATCCGGTCTGCCGGCTGGCGTGGTGAACATTCTGACCATGGACCACGGCACCGCCGCTGTCGTCTGCACCCATAAGGCCGTGGGCCTGATCACCCTGACCGGTAGCGTCAACGCCGGGCGCATCGTGCTCGATTACTGCAAGGCCAACATCGCCAAGCCGTCCCTGGAACTGGGGGGCAAGACCCCGGCGATCATCGAGGCCGACGCCGACCTCGAAGCAGCCGCCAGCGCCATCGTCGCTTCCAAGACCACCCACTGTGGCCAGTTGTGCACGGCGGTGGAGCGGGTTTATGTGCAGGAAAGCGTCTACGACCAATTCCTCGGTCTGCTGAAACAGAAAATCAGTGCCGTGAAATTCGGCGACCGTGCCACCGATGCCAGCCTGATGGGGCCATTGGTCAACGCCAGCTCGCAGCAAAACATTCACGCCATGGTCGAGCGCGCCATCGCCGATGGCGCGGTGCTGGAAACCGGTGGCGTGTTGCCTGAAGGCAAGGGTCATTTCTACCCGCCGACCCTGCTCAGCGGCTGCCGTCAGGACATGGAGATCATTCAGGAAGAAATCTTCGGCCCGGTGCTGCCGGTGCTCAAGTACCGCGACATCGACGAAGCGCTGGCCATGGCCAACGACCACCAGTTCGGCCTGTCGTCGGTGCTGTATACCGAGAACTACCGCACCGCACAGAAAGTCGCCAACGCCATCGAGGCCGGTGAACTGTACGTCAACCGTACCCCGGCCGATCCGTACCAGGGCTTCCACGCCGGCTGGAAACGCTCGGGCCTGGGCGGTGATGACGGCAAGCACGGCATGCTCGAATTCACCCAGACCCGTCTGGTGGTGATGAAGTACTGATCCACCGGCAACACGCCTCACGCTGCACTTATAAAAACAATTATCAGGGGCGCCCGGACACCGGGCTGCCCGAGGTTTCTCCAGATGTCCAAGCCTGCAACCACTGTTGCCGCTGTTCAGGGTTCGAACGCGGGTTCAAAAAGCCACAGTGACAAAGGAAGTCGCTATTTCCAGTTGATGCTGTTGGTGCTCGCCGCCGGTGCGATCTACCCGATCCTGTACCTGCGTCAGGTCTACCAGACCACCATGCTCGAAGTGTTCCAGATCAACCACAGCGAGCTGGGTTACCTGTACTCGATGCTCGGCACGATCTTCCTGGTCTCGTATCTGCCCAGCGGCTGGCTGGCGGATCGCATCGCCCCGCGCTTCCTGATTTTCTTCTCGCTGGTGGCTACCGGCGCCTTGGGCCTGTGGTACTCCACCGCGCCATCGATGACCGGTTTGATGATCATCTTCGGTTGCTGGGGCCTGACCACCGGCCTGACCTTCTGGGCCTCGGTGCTCAAGCGGGTGAAGATGATTGCCCATCACACTGAACAGGGCCGGTTCTTTGGCGTTCTCGATGGCGGTCGCGGCCTGGTGGAAGCCTTGCTGGCCACCGTGGCCCTGGCGCTGTTCGCCTTCGCCACCGAAACCCGTGGCGAGTCGGTCGCCGAAGGTTTCAAGCATGTGGTGTACCTGTATTCCTTCACCTGTATCGCCATCGGCTGCGTGCTGGTGCTGATCAAGGACCCGAAGGCCATGGAAGACACGCCGGCGGTGGAGAAGGGCAAGTTCAACCTGCTCAGCGACCTGACCACCCTGGTGAAAATCCCCGAGCTGTGGCTGGTCACCGCCATTGTGTTCTGCGGTTATCACATTTTCTGGGCCACCTACAGTTTCTCCGATTACCTGCAGGGCGGCGGCATGACGGCGGTGATGGCCGGCACCATCACCACCATCAAGTTGTGGATGCGCCCCATCGGCGGTATCGGCGGCGGCTGGCTGGGTGACAAGTTCTCCAACATCTCGGTGCTGTGCGTGGCGTTGCTGCTGGCGAGCCTGGCGATGATCGGCCTGATCGTGTTCCCGGCCCTCAACAGCCTGGGCCTGCTGATCGGCACGGTGATTTTCATCGGCCTGATGACCTACGCCATTCGCGGGCTGTACTGGGCGATCCTCGACACCTGCGACATTCCGCTGCGCATCACCGGCCTGGCCATCGGCATTGTCTCGGTGGTGGGTTACCTGCCAGATGCCTTCATTCCCTTGGTCAACGGCTACCTCACCGAACATTTCCCCGGTGCCTTTGGTTACAAGCTGTATTTCGGCTACATCGCCTTCGTCGGCCTGCTCGGGACCCTGGCGGCCCTGACCTTGCGCGCACGTATCAACCGTAAGTCTTTGAACAAGACATTTTTGAACAAAACAGGTGCCTGAGATGAAAATCGTCGCCCTTGAAACCCATATTGTCGCCGTTCCGCCACCGCACATCGGCGGGATGTACTGGTTGTTCGTCAAAATCAAAACCGATTGCGGCATTGAAGGCGTCGGCGAAATCTACGCCGCAACCTTCGGCCCCAAGGCCATGCTGCCAATCATCGAAGACGTGTTCGAACGCTACCTGCTGAACCAGGACCCGCACCACATCGAACGCTTTTTCCGTCAGGCCTATTCGAGCGGCTTCACCCAGCGCCCGGACCTGACCATGATGGGCGTGGTCAGCGGCCTGGAGATGGCCTGCTGGGACATCATCGGCAAGGCGGCGAACAAGCCGGTCTACGAGTTGCTCGGTGGCAAGGTCAACGAACGCCTGCGTTCCTACACCTACCTGTACCCGGTCAACAGCAAGGGCGAGTACGACTACGACGACCCGGACCTGGCCGCCGAGTGCGCCATCGAGAACATGAACAAAGGCTTCACCGCCGTGAAGTTCGACCCGGCGGGGCCGTACACCGCGTACTCCGGTCACCAGATTTCCCTGGAAGTGCTGGAGCGCTGCGAGACCTTCTGCCGCAAGATCCGCGAGGCGGTGGGTGACAAGTGCGACCTGCTGTTCGGCACCCACGGGCAGATGGTGCCGTCCTCGGCCATTCGTCTGGCCAAGCGCCTGGAGAAGTACGACCCGCTGTGGTTCGAAGAACCTGTGCCACCGGGCCAGGAAGACGCCATGGCGCAAGTCGCGGCCAAGACCAGCATCCCGATTGCCACCGGTGAGCGCCTGACCACCAAGTACGAATTCTTCAAGCTGTTGCAGGCCGGCGGTGCGTCGATCCTGCAAATGAACGTCGCCCGCTGCGGCGGCCTGCTGGAGGCGAAGAAGATCGCCAGCATGGCCGAGGCGTATTACGCGCAGATCGCCCCGCACCTCTACAACGGGCCGATTGGCGCGGCGGCGAGCTTCCAGTTGGCGACCTGCACGCCGAACTTCCTGATCCAGGAAAGCATCATGACCTGGGGCGGCTTCCATGCCGAAGTCCTGACCAAACCGCTGCAATGGGAGGACGGCTACATCATCCCGTCCACCGAGCCGGGCCTTGGCG includes these proteins:
- a CDS encoding mandelate racemase/muconate lactonizing enzyme family protein, whose amino-acid sequence is MKIVALETHIVAVPPPHIGGMYWLFVKIKTDCGIEGVGEIYAATFGPKAMLPIIEDVFERYLLNQDPHHIERFFRQAYSSGFTQRPDLTMMGVVSGLEMACWDIIGKAANKPVYELLGGKVNERLRSYTYLYPVNSKGEYDYDDPDLAAECAIENMNKGFTAVKFDPAGPYTAYSGHQISLEVLERCETFCRKIREAVGDKCDLLFGTHGQMVPSSAIRLAKRLEKYDPLWFEEPVPPGQEDAMAQVAAKTSIPIATGERLTTKYEFFKLLQAGGASILQMNVARCGGLLEAKKIASMAEAYYAQIAPHLYNGPIGAAASFQLATCTPNFLIQESIMTWGGFHAEVLTKPLQWEDGYIIPSTEPGLGVELNMDVVRKHSPYTGERLHLQMAPTPADVKDTSPARG